Sequence from the Streptomyces peucetius genome:
TGGCCGCCTGTGCCGGTACGGTCGCCTTTCTCCCCTACGCGGCGATGAAACTCATCTGGGCGTCCGGCGGCACCTTCGCCGGGATGACCGGCGAGGAAATGCTCGCCGTCTCCCAGCGCAACGGTGCGTCGGGAATCTGGCTCTCCCTGGAGTCCTGGGGCCTGGACGGCACCGTACTGCTGGCCGCGCTCGGCGTCTTCCTGCTGTGGGGCCTGGTCCGCCCGTGGGGCCAGGCCTTTCCGCGCTGGACGCTGTGGCTGCGCGGCCGGCGCGTCCCGCGCTGGCTCCCCCTGGCACCGGCCGTCCTCGGCGCCGCCACCCTGGCTCCGTACGGGATGTTCGGGGTCGGCTACGCGGCCTTGTCCACGGCCGGCGTGGTGGAGATGCGGCGCGGCGACTTCCACTCCTCGCGCGACGCGCTGCTGGTCGCCTGGATCGGCATGGTCGCGTTCGCGCTCTACGGCGTAGCTCTGACTGCCGCTGCCCGCTCGTACTGGCTTCGGACCCGTTCCGCATCGGCGGACGCGCGTTGACGTGGAGTGCTCCTCTGTGGCCAGGCGCCCAGGACTTGGCCCCGCGTGAGCGCCCCGCTCGGCCCGCCTGAGCGCTGGAGACGCCCCGCAGGCCAGCGGGCAGTCGAGGTTCCCGGCTGAGGTGATGTCTGAGCCCGTCGTTAGGCTCCCGCATCATGACCAGTGATCTCGGATTCACGGGCTCGTGCTGCCGGACCCAGCACCCTGAGCTGCCGATGAACTACACGGCCGACGCTCCGGCCGTGTGGGATCCAGCCTTCGCCGATGCCGACGACTGCCTGCTCTCGTCGGACCAGTGCGTGATGCATGCACAGCAGTCCCACGTCCACACCCGCCCGGCCGGCGAGCGACCCTACGTCGAGCTCGAGCCCACCGACCGTCCCCTCGCCGTCGAACAGTGCACGGGGATCACGCCGGGAAGCGTGCGGGAGATCGCCGCAGCCGTGCTCCACTTCGGGGAGAGCGAGCAGCGGTGACCGCCGGCACCCCCGCATCGCCGTTCCCGGTCGCGCCGGCAGGCCTGAGCCGCAGGGCACAGAGGTTCGTCGAGGTGGACGGCATCCGCGTGGCTCGGCAGTGCATACAGCGCCACCGCGACACGTGGCTCGGGCGTGGAATACCCGCTGCGGAGATCGACCGGGCCGCGGCCTTCCAGGACCGCTGGGGCGGCATCGCCCTGCCTCCGGCCCCGGCGTACGAGGGCGGCCCGCGCGTACTGGACGCCGGCTGCCCGGAGGGCTCTGCCCGGGAGGGCTGGTCGTTCCCGGCCGGGAGCTGCCGGGTTTCCATGGCCTACAGATTCATGATCGGCCCCGAGGGCGCGTTCGGGATCGACGCCTACCGCTGGACACCCCTGCATGCCGGCACAGACGGATGGGTGGAATCACTGGCGCTGGCCGCCCATGCGGGACGCTGGGCCCAAACCATCACGAAGATCACCGGCACGGCCGTCGAGTCCCTGGACCTCGACGGCTACGAGCCGGTACCCGAAGTGCAGGGCCTGACCGACACCTGGTGGCGGGGCAAGGACTCGCTGATCGCCCTTTACCGCAGCGAGGCCGTCGGTCTCGACGCCCCTCGGTGCCTCGAAGCCCACGTCTACGGCGGCCTCGACGAATGGGGCCTCCACGGCGGCTGACCACTCGCCGGCGCCACCGGATCCGAGCACCCGGGTGGCCAGACGGGCCGTCTACCGTGCTCAGTCCCACGAGGGTTGTGGTGCTGAGTGCTTCAGCCGGCACCTGAGCGGCCGAGTCGGCACCGCGGGGCGTGCGACCCGGCGTACGGGCCGCCCACCACCCTCTGCCGGCTCAAGCGGGTCCGGCAGCCAGGCGGGCGGCCGTGGTCGGCCGCGTCGGTTCATAGGACATGTGAAGAGATGCCATAGGGGGCATCCGGGTGGCAGTCATCCCGAACTGCAACTGCCCTCGGTCCGCCCGCAGTCCTCTTCTGCACACGCACCCCGACCGAGGAGGCACCATGGCAGCCTGGCAGACCACCACCATGACCCCGGACACCACGGCCACGGCCGACCCCTACCGCTTCCCGGGCGCCACCGCCGTCGAGGACCAGCCCCGGCCGCCCGCCGCCCTCTCCGTCCCCGACGCCGTCGACGTCGTCGACTACCTCTTGGCCGCCCCCGACCCCGGCCAGCGCGTCCCCCTGCAGCTGGAGCCGGCCGACCGGCGCCGACTGGACCTGCACGCCGCCCTCACCACCGCCGGCATCGCCCCGCTCCCCGGCGACCTCGCCGCCATCGAGGCCCTGTGCACCCTGGACGACAGCACCCACACCGCGCTCCAGCGGTGGATCACCCGCACCACGTGAGCGGCCGGCACGGCAGCACCCCACCCGAGGCAGTGGCGGCCGGGCGACGCGCGCCCGGCCGTCCTCCGGCTACCGTGCCCTCCATGCCACGACTCGAGCGCCTGACCGCCGCCCACGCCCCGGCCCTGCTCGCTTTCGAACAGGAGAACCGGGCCTACTTCGCCGCTTCCATACCCGACCGCGGCGACGACTACTTCACCCACTTCATGGCCCGTCACAGCGCGCTGCTCGCCGAACAGGCCGCAGGGGTGTGCCACTTCCACGTACTCGCCGACCCGTCCGGTGCGATACTGGGCCGCGTCAACCTCGTGGACGTGGCCGACGGCAGTGCCGAACTGGGCTTCCGCATCGCCGAATCGGCCGCCGGCGCCGGTCTCGCCACCGCGGCCGTCCGCGAGATCTGCGATCTGGCCGCCACCCGGTACGGCCTCACGGAACTCCGCGCCGCCGCCGCACTCGACAACACCGGCTCACGGACCGTCCTGAAGCGCACCGGTTTCACCGAGACCGGATCCACCGTGCTCGCCGGCCGCCCCGGACTGCTCCACACTCGCAGACTGCCCTGAACCCAGCGCTGCCGGACGAGCGATCAAGGTGCGATTCGAGGAGCGACGGAACGTGCGATCACTGTAGGCTTCTGACCGGAGGTGAGCCGGTGGCCACGGAGAACGAGTTGTTCGGTGCGGTGGACGCGCTGCTGGAACAGGTCGCCCAGGACGAGCTGCCGGAGCCTGCCGAGCGCAGGAGACTGCGTGAGGCAGCGGGGCTGAGCCAGGCACAGATCGCCAAGGCGCTGGACGCCCGGCGCGAGGCGGTGGGCAACTGGGAGGCCGGCAGGACCGAGCCGAGGCCGCCGAAGCGCGCAGCGTACGCCCGGCTG
This genomic interval carries:
- a CDS encoding GNAT family N-acetyltransferase produces the protein MPRLERLTAAHAPALLAFEQENRAYFAASIPDRGDDYFTHFMARHSALLAEQAAGVCHFHVLADPSGAILGRVNLVDVADGSAELGFRIAESAAGAGLATAAVREICDLAATRYGLTELRAAAALDNTGSRTVLKRTGFTETGSTVLAGRPGLLHTRRLP